AACCGGGTTCAAAACCGACCCCTCGTTGAGAACCAATCCCTCGTTGGCCCCGTACACGCTGCACGACGAAGCAAACACGACCCGCTTGACCTCGGGGGCCAGGCGAACCACCTGGCTCAGAAGCTTGGTCGACTCCACGTTGATTGCCAAGGTCTCTTCGTGATCCAGATCGCAGGCACCGTCACCGACCAGGGCAGCCAGGGCAATGACCGCGCGCACGCCGTTCATACACCGAATCAGGTCGCGGATATTGCATATATCACCGCGAAGAACTTCCAGGCGCGGGTTCGAGTAGCACTCCTTGAGCCCCGCGTCACCGTAAAGAAAACAGTCAAGCACGCGAACCCTGTAGCCCTTGGCTAGCAGCATCCTTACCAGGTGACTCCCCACGTAACCGGCTCCACCGGTTACCAGGACCATATCCCCGGGGCTCAAAACTCCCCCCCCACCAGCATTGCTTTCGGTCACGCTTCTCTCTCCCGTACCGCAGTAATAGCATCAAGGATGCCAGTATCCATCTGTTCGAGCAGCCCAGAAAGCGCCGGCAACAACCGGTAAGGAATTCCTATCGCCTTGCAGGCCTCTGTAACATCGCGTACCTCGGTCGGACTGAGGTCGGCCAACGAAACCAGTACCAGCTTAATCTGGTGAGTGCTCGCGGCCATGGCCATGTCGGACGCGCCGCCAATGACCCTGACCCCATGTATGAGACCGCCCCAGCTATCGGGCTCGTGGTCTATTATTCCCATGGGGATATAACGTGACTCCGGATCTTCAAGCAACGCCCGCAGTATGTTGTCCGCGCCGTGCCCCGATCCAGCAACGAGAACGTTGGCCATCGGCCCGGTCCAGCCGTCAGCAGCACCGCCGGCCCGAAAGGCCTGCATGAGATAACGACTGATCGTCAACATAAAAACGACCAGCATCCAGTCTATCAGAAAAATGGCCCGCGAATGCGCGCGAAAACCCGAAAAATAATCGGCAGCCACGATGAGCGCTGAGCCCACGCTGACCGCCTTTATGATGGCCGCGAAGTCACGACGGGAAAACCTCTTCACCGCCCGCTGGTAGAGGCCGAAATAGACAAAGACCGGTGGCCGCAACAGCGTGATCCACAGCAGGGTAATCGACATGATAGGCACCGACCGACCTTCGAGCTGCCAGTCCATCTTCAACAGGTTGGCGAAGACATATGCCAGGATCACCAGCAGCAGGTCGCCCAACGCCATGTAAATACGTCCGCGGTTACGAGCGAAAAACCCCGCCTTAAACTGGTTCAACGCGAGCTTGAATACCCCGATTAGGAGAAAACCGATATCACCAGCAACCGAAAAATTGCGCACATACTCAAGGTCGCGCTGCAGTTTGCCCGGCAGCAGATGTTCGATGTAGTAGGACTCGGTATCGACGGTACCCTCGGGGTATTCGTCGGTCTCGTCACGCCCGTCCATCTGGCTGGGCCCTATCATGCCCGGCTTCACCTCGAGTACGCCGCGTTGTTCGCTCGAGTAGAAGTTTACGAAGTAGGGGTCTTCAGGGCGCGGGCCGACGAGCGACATGTTCCCCACGAAGACATTGATTAGTTGCGGCAGCTCGTCCAACTTCGTCCAGCGCAGAACATGCCCCACCCGGGTAACGCGGGGATCTCGCTTAACGGTCAGCCTTGCGCCACTGCGATACGCTCCCAGGACCATCGTCCTGAACTTAAAAATCCTGAAGGGCTGGCCGTTCCTGCCACTACGCTCCTGGCGAAAAAAAACGGGGCCACGGGTATCGAGTTTTATGAACAAGGCGATCAGCAGCAACAGCGGCGACACCATCAGCAGTCCAGGCAGACAGAAGAGAAGGTCCACTGCCCGTTTTCCTATGGACGCGGCGTTCTTCATGCCCGCTGCTCCCCTGCTATTCTCCTGACACTATTGGCCACCGCGGCCACGTCATCGTCAGTCATCGTCGGGAAGAACGGCAACGAGATAGAGGTCTCGAACAGATTCGAGGCATTCTTGAAACTGTCGCGGCCGAGACCGAGCCGTTCCTGGAACCACGGGTGGTAGTGGGCAGGAATGAAATGGACACTGGTACCTATGTTGTCGGCCTTGAGCATGTCGATGAAATCGTTCCGCGAACAGCGCAGTTCTGCGGGCTTGAGCCTCATAATATACAGGTGCCACGCCGACACGCCATCGGTACAGGGCGCCGGCGTCTTGATGCCCGGTAGACCTTCGAGCAGCTCGGTGTAGAGCCTCGCCAATTCAACACGCCTTTCCTGGAACCCCTGCAGTCGGTCGAGCTGGTGAATGCCTATGGCCGCGTTGATGTCGGTCATGTTGTACTTGAAGCCCTGCCGCGAAACTTCGTAGTACCAGCTCCCCTCGGCCGAATAGCGTTTCCACGCGTCCCGCGAGATACCGTGAAGCCGGATCATGCGCGCCGCGTCGGCCAGCTCCTCATCGTCGGTAGCCAGCACGCCTCCCTCCCCGGTGGTAATGTTCTTGCCAGCGTAGAGACTGTACGCCGATACCCGGCCTAGGCCACCAACCGGGACACCCCGGTACTCGGTGCCCAGGGCGTGAGCCGCATCTTGCAGCACCCAGGCACCGCAGTTCTCGGCAAGCTCGCTGATCGCGGCCATGTCGCAGGGCACACCGGCGATGTGTATGGGCAGGATGACCCGCGTGGCATCATTGCAGCTCCGAGCCACGAGCGCTGGATTTATGTTGGGAGAATCCTCCAAAGTGTCCACGAGAACCGGCCTGGCGCCAGCCTGGAGAATAGTCGAGATGGTCGAGGGAAAGGTATAGGGGCTGGTTATGACTTCGTCGCCCTCTCCGACCTCACCGGCCACCATGGCTATATGAAGCGCTGCCGTACACGAAGAGACCGCGACGGCGTGGCGAACCCCGACCGCCTGTGCAAATTTCTCTTCGAAACGCACGGTCTTCGGCCCCATGGTAAGCCACCCGGACTTCAGGGTATCCACCACCTCGGCGATCTCCTCGTCCCCGAGGTACGGGCGATGGAAAGGAAGAAATTCTTTCAGCCTGCTGTCGCTCACAATCCGCCCGCCTCGCCGGACCGCAGATAGCTGTTGATAATAGCCCCCAGTTCAACGAGGTTTTTCTCCCTGTCCCAGATATCTTCCACTTTCATTCGCGCCGCCGAACCAATGCGCAGGGCCAGGTCTGCGTCCCCGTGCAGGCGGGCTATGGCATCAGCCAACCCCTCGCTGTCTCGTTGCTCAACGAGGATCCCGTCTACACCGTCATCGATGAGCTCGGGCACACCCGATATATTGGATCCGATAACCGGAAGGCCCGTGGCCATCGCCTCTGCCAGTACATTGGGAATTACGTCCTGCTTACCGTAGCGCCCGAGCACGATACTGGGAAGGGCAAAAATATCAGCAGCCCTGTAGAGCCCTGATAATCGGTTGTGATCAATATAGCCATGGAATGTCACACGCGCTGAAATTCCAAGTTCTGTGGCTTTTTTTTCAAGAAAAGCCCGCTGTGGGCCGTCGCCGGCCACGTCGCAACTCACGCTTATGCCGCGCTGCGCCAGAACGGCGATGGCGTCGAACAGGTAGTGGATTCCCTTGTATTCTTCGAGGCTGCCGCAGGTCATCACCCTGAAGACCTCGTGCTCTTCCTTCCTGGCCAGGCTGAAACGTTCGAGGTCCGCGCCGTGGTAGTTCACGTGGATCTTGTCGGACTCATCCCGGTCTACCGTCGACGCGAGGTAGTTTGCGTTCACCCTCGCGCAGGTAACCACGAACTCAGCCGACCTGATCTTTTCCGGTAGCAGCCTGGCCACCACGTGGATGTCGTAGGCGTGGGCCGTGAAGCTGTAAGGAATCCCGCTCCACCTGCGTACGAGCATGGCCACCGTGGTGGGATAGGTGGCCCAGTGCGCGTGTACGTGTTCTATGCCCTCTCTCTCGAAAAGCTCGGCGAGGTAGAAAGCGTAGGGCAACATGGCAAAAGAACGCAGCAGGTAGAGCAGGTCGTTGCTCTTCAAGAACGCGTCTGCGCGTTCTTGAAGCCCCATAGTGCTTACACCCCCGCGGTCGCCCGCGACGCGCTCTGGCACATCTCTCCAGGCCGTGAACACATAGCCGACCAGGCCCAGCGCCTTGAAGGGGCGGGAAGTTAATGCCCGCAGGGTTGCTGCGAGCATAGCCGGCGCAAGGATTCGCGGGCAGTAAGCAGTCTCTTCAATCAGCGGAAGAGCTTCGGGCTGTTGCTGGCCCTTGCTTCTTGGCTTCAGGGAAACCAGGCGCAGATCATAGCCACGTCGCTTCAGCCCGAGCACCTCACCCACGGTAAAGGTCTGGTGTAGGACCGGAAACGCCGGAAAGAGGTAGGCCAGGCGGCGCATAACTTTGATCAGGTAGCCAAGGCAACCGTTGGCTGGCCACCGAGGACCGTTCCCGTTTCACGGTAGTGCTCGTGCAGCCTGATAAGACTCAGGCACAAGCCAACGATGATGTAGAAAACGATATTCACCCACATGTCCGCGAACAGGCAGAATACCACGAAACCGATAAGCGAGGTGTGCATGGCATCGACAGCCCACTTCATACCCACTGGAGCATAGGCGCCCTCGGCGTACTCGCGCCGCAGCACCCGTAACCTCCTGAAAAGGTTTATGAAAATGTAGAGGTACAGGATAAGGACTACCAGCCCCCCCTCTACCGTCGCCCAGAGATAAGAATTGTGAGGAGGCGCGGCCTCTCCGTAGGGGTCTACGGCAGCACGCTCGGTTGAGAAATTGCCCAGGCCCACGCCGAAAACTGGGTGCCGGGGAATCATGACCAGGCTCGATACGAGGTTCTGACCGCGTTTTTCGAACGATCCACGCGCGATCTGACCCTCGGCAAGAGCCTCGGGCCTAGCTCGAAACTGGGTCAGCCTTATCGCGACCTCTTCGGGCAATATCGCGCCGACCATATTCAC
The DNA window shown above is from Candidatus Binatota bacterium and carries:
- a CDS encoding colanic acid biosynthesis glycosyltransferase WcaL, whose protein sequence is MRRLAYLFPAFPVLHQTFTVGEVLGLKRRGYDLRLVSLKPRSKGQQQPEALPLIEETAYCPRILAPAMLAATLRALTSRPFKALGLVGYVFTAWRDVPERVAGDRGGVSTMGLQERADAFLKSNDLLYLLRSFAMLPYAFYLAELFEREGIEHVHAHWATYPTTVAMLVRRWSGIPYSFTAHAYDIHVVARLLPEKIRSAEFVVTCARVNANYLASTVDRDESDKIHVNYHGADLERFSLARKEEHEVFRVMTCGSLEEYKGIHYLFDAIAVLAQRGISVSCDVAGDGPQRAFLEKKATELGISARVTFHGYIDHNRLSGLYRAADIFALPSIVLGRYGKQDVIPNVLAEAMATGLPVIGSNISGVPELIDDGVDGILVEQRDSEGLADAIARLHGDADLALRIGSAARMKVEDIWDREKNLVELGAIINSYLRSGEAGGL
- a CDS encoding DegT/DnrJ/EryC1/StrS aminotransferase family protein; amino-acid sequence: MKEFLPFHRPYLGDEEIAEVVDTLKSGWLTMGPKTVRFEEKFAQAVGVRHAVAVSSCTAALHIAMVAGEVGEGDEVITSPYTFPSTISTILQAGARPVLVDTLEDSPNINPALVARSCNDATRVILPIHIAGVPCDMAAISELAENCGAWVLQDAAHALGTEYRGVPVGGLGRVSAYSLYAGKNITTGEGGVLATDDEELADAARMIRLHGISRDAWKRYSAEGSWYYEVSRQGFKYNMTDINAAIGIHQLDRLQGFQERRVELARLYTELLEGLPGIKTPAPCTDGVSAWHLYIMRLKPAELRCSRNDFIDMLKADNIGTSVHFIPAHYHPWFQERLGLGRDSFKNASNLFETSISLPFFPTMTDDDVAAVANSVRRIAGEQRA